The DNA segment CCGCGCGGTTGCCGCCGGAGGACGCGCCCGACGTTCGCTTCAAAATCCCGTGGCGGACGTTGTTTACCTCGCGCACGGTCTGGTGTTTGTGCGGTCAATATTTTGCCTGCAGCTATTGTTTTTATTTCTTCATCACCTGGTTTCCCACTTACCTGTTGCAACAACACGGTTTCGATATGAAACAAAGCGCGCTGTTGGCGGGCACTCCGCTCTTGGTCGGCGCGTTCGGTTCGCTGTTCGTGGGTTGGTTTTCGCCGCAACTGGGGCAATGGCTGGGGAACGTCGGCCACGCGCGCCGTTACATCGGCGCCGCGGCTTCCGCCGGAGCGGTGCTGTTGTTGGTGGCCGCCGCGCAATTGACGCAACCGTATCTGGCCGTGACCGCCATCGCGCTGGTCGCGTTTTGCAATGACGCCCAAATGCCGGGCGCGTGGACGGCCTGCATGGATGTTGGCGGCAAGGCGGTGGCCACGCTGTCGGGCACGATGAACATGATGGGCAATTTCGGCGGTTTCCTTTCGTCGCTCGCTTCCGGTTACCTGGTGCAGTGGACGGGGAATTGGAGTCTGGTTTTTTACGTGGCGGCGGTCATGTACAGCGGTGGATTGATTTGCTGGCTGGTCATGGATCCGGTCACACCGCTGGCGCAACAATCGCGTTGGCGACGTTAGCCGCACCAGCGGACGCAACCGTTCGCTTTGCCGTCGGGCGCTTACAATTTTTGTCCCGTCAACCGTTCGTAAGCTTCCAGATACTTGGCTTCAGTTTTAGCCACCACGTCGTCCGGCAAAGCGGGCGCGGGCGGAGTTTTGTTCCACGACAACGTTTCCAGGTAATCGCGTACGAACTGTTTATCGAAACTGGGCTGGCTCTTGCCGGGGGCGTATTCGGAGGCCGGCCAGAACCGCGAGGAATCCGGCGTCAACACTTCATCAATCAGAATGAGCTGACCATCGAACACGCCGAATTCGAATTTGGTGTCGGCGATGATGATGCCGCGTTGGCGGGCGTAGTCGCGGGCGAACCGATAAATCTTCAGGCTCAAATCGCGGACTTGCCGGGCCTGGTCGGCGCCCAAAATTTTTTCCGCGGCGGCGAACGAAATGTTTTCATCGTGACCGGTATCGGCCTTGGTTGAGGGTGTGAAAATGGGTTCCGGTAATTCGGCGGATTCCCGCAAACCCGCCGGCAACGCCAGACCGCAAACGGTCTGGGATTTTTTATATTCCTTCCAACCGGAGCCGGCCAGATAGCCGCGCACGATGCACTCGACCGCCAACGGCCGGGCTTTCTTGACGATCATGGCGCGTTGGGCGAGCGCGGCTTTGGTTGCGGCGGGGAGATGCGCCAGCGCGGGCACGTGGAACGATTCACCCGCTTTGACCAGGCGATGGTTCGGCACGAGATTTTCCGTTTGATCGAACCAGAAATGCGACAATTGCGTGAGTACTTCGCCTTTGTGCGGAATGCCGTTCGGCATTACGCAGTCGAAGGCCGAGATGCGGTCGCTGGCCACAAAGAGAAAGGCATCGTGTAAATCGAAAATTTCCCGCACCTTGCCGCTCCGAACTTTTTTGATGCCGGGAAGTTCGAGCTGCAACAGAATTGAATTTGCCATAAAAAGTTATGATG comes from the Verrucomicrobiia bacterium genome and includes:
- a CDS encoding MFS transporter, producing the protein MTGPVSKSAAAPTRARYWVVGFAVSLAIIQYIDRICIAQAAPLMAADLHLDAEQMGWVFAAFTLAYALFEIPTGYLGDRIGPRRVLLRIVLWWSFFTAATGWMRHLWSLLVVRFLFGAGEAGCFPNLTKAFNRWLPTSERSRAQGIMWMSARIGGAFTPLLVAGTLMFVSWRAAFFLFGLLGVVWAVIFFWWYRDDPRTHPAVNAAEAARLPPEDAPDVRFKIPWRTLFTSRTVWCLCGQYFACSYCFYFFITWFPTYLLQQHGFDMKQSALLAGTPLLVGAFGSLFVGWFSPQLGQWLGNVGHARRYIGAAASAGAVLLLVAAAQLTQPYLAVTAIALVAFCNDAQMPGAWTACMDVGGKAVATLSGTMNMMGNFGGFLSSLASGYLVQWTGNWSLVFYVAAVMYSGGLICWLVMDPVTPLAQQSRWRR
- a CDS encoding phosphoribosylaminoimidazolesuccinocarboxamide synthase produces the protein MANSILLQLELPGIKKVRSGKVREIFDLHDAFLFVASDRISAFDCVMPNGIPHKGEVLTQLSHFWFDQTENLVPNHRLVKAGESFHVPALAHLPAATKAALAQRAMIVKKARPLAVECIVRGYLAGSGWKEYKKSQTVCGLALPAGLRESAELPEPIFTPSTKADTGHDENISFAAAEKILGADQARQVRDLSLKIYRFARDYARQRGIIIADTKFEFGVFDGQLILIDEVLTPDSSRFWPASEYAPGKSQPSFDKQFVRDYLETLSWNKTPPAPALPDDVVAKTEAKYLEAYERLTGQKL